One segment of Rosa chinensis cultivar Old Blush chromosome 6, RchiOBHm-V2, whole genome shotgun sequence DNA contains the following:
- the LOC112172562 gene encoding 40S ribosomal protein S5 has translation MAAAVESAPVSQEKILPHNDVKLFNRWSFDDVQVSDISLQDYIGVAQAKHATYVPHTAGRYSVKRFRKAQCPIVERLTNSLMMHGRNNGKKLMAVRIVRHAMEIIHLLTDLNPIQVIVDAVVNSGPREDATRIGSAGVVRRQAVDISPLRRVNQAIYLLTTGARESAFRNIKTIAECLADELINAAKGSSNSYAIKKKDEIERVAKANR, from the exons ATGGCAGCCGCCGTCGAATCAGCTCCCGTTTCCCAAGAGAAAATTCTGCCCCACAACGACGTCAAGCTCTTCAACCGCTGGAGCTTCGACGACGTTCAG GTGAGCGACATCTCCCTGCAAGATTACATCGGCGTCGCTCAGGCGAAGCACGCCACCTATGTGCCTCACACTGCTGGCAGGTACTCGGTGAAGCGGTTCAGGAAGGCTCAGTGCCCAATCGTCGAGAGGCTCACCAACTCTCTCATGATGCACGGAAGAAACAACGGCAAGAAGCTGATGGCTGTTCGCATTGTCAGGCACGCTATGGAGATCATCCATTTGCTCACTGACCTCAACCCTATTCAGGTCATCGTCGACGCTGTTGTTAACAG TGGTCCTAGGGAAGATGCAACCCGAATTGGGTCTGCTGGGGTTGTGAGGCGTCAGGCTGTTGATATTTCACCGCTCAGACGTGTCAATCAGGCCATTTATCTGCTGACTACCGGGGCTCGTGAGTCCGCTTTCAGGAATATCAAGACGATTGCAGAGTGCTTGGCTGATGAGCTGATCAATGCAGCTAAGGGGTCCTCTAACAG CTATGCTATTAAGAAGAAGGACGAGATTGAGAGAGTTGCCAAGGCCAATCGTTAA